The sequence below is a genomic window from Sebastes fasciatus isolate fSebFas1 chromosome 11, fSebFas1.pri, whole genome shotgun sequence.
aatgttttagttaAGAAGACTGGTATAGACTGAAACATACAAAGAAGTTTAGGCAATAAGTTCATCTTTATAGCGTTAATTCTACCTGCCAGAGATAAGGGTAGCAGATCCCAACGATTAATATCCTCCTtgagagaggacagaaaagGAGGGAAATTTGCTGAGAAGAGGTCTTTAAAATTGGATGTGACCCACACACCAAGATATTTAATTTTGTCCATGCACACTTTAAACGGCACAGTACGAATAAACAGGGAGTCTCTTGCTGCCAAATTTATGGGCATCAATtcacttttttgtgtatttacttTATAGCCAGAAACTTTGCCAAATTCAATTAAGAGATTAAGAGCtgcaggaagagaggagggtggGTCAGACAGGTAGAGTAGCATATCGTCTGCGTATAGCGAGACGTTATGTTCCAACCCTGCCCTTGTAATACCTTTAATATCCTTATTATTACGCAAAGCTATAGCCAACGGCTCAATCGTAATCACAAAAAGAAGGGGGGACAGAGGACACCCCTGTCTCGTCCCTCGTGTTAGTTGAATAGGAGGTGAAATCCGAATCTCTCAAGAGTACAAAATAAATAGTCCCACTCCACCCGATCAAAAGCCTTTTCGGCATCTAGAGATATCACCACTTCCGGTTCGTCGGGTGGAGAGGGACCATAAATTATATCGTATAAGCGCCTGATGTTGAAAGAGGACAGTCGATTTTTTACAAAGCCCGTCTGGTCAGGAGAGATTATGGTTGGGAGGACTGTTTCAAGACGGCGAGCAATCATTTTTGCCAGGATTTTGCTGTCCACATTGATCAAGGAAATAGGACGGTAGGAACCACATTCCTGttgatttttgccttttttcagAATAAGTGATATGGTAGCTTGTCGTAATGTTTCAGGCAGTGAGCCAGCTGACAGGGTGTCGTTATATACAGAGTTTAAAATTGGAGCCAATTGATTTGAAAATTTCTTAAAGAATTCCGATGGATACCCGTCTGGGCCGGGGGATTTTCCACATTGCATACTCCTGATGGCCATCTCAATTTCTCCAATTGAAAACGGAGACTCTAGCTCGGCAGCTGTCACAGGGTCTATATGAGGGATCTCAACACTTTGAAGAAATGATTTAATCAAGTAATCATCTTTCAACGATTCAGATGTATACAAGTTATGATAAAACCTTAAAAAGCGTGAGTTAATGTCAGAGTGATCTATACAGACCATTCCAGACTCATCCCGGATCTCAGGGATTGCCTGCCTTGCTGCTTTTTGGCGAAGTTGGTGTGCAAGGATCCTCCCTGTTTTTTCACCATGCTCGTAGTATGTATGATGAGATCTAATCAGGAGGTTCTCAGCTTTTTGTGTGGTTAATAAATCAAATTCTTTTTGGAGGAGTAAACGTTCTTTAATGCCATCGGCTGATGGGGATGTTGCCAATTGTGAGTCAAGATTACCAATCTGAGTCATCAATTCATTAGCACGGAAATTTCTGGTTTTCCGTAGATGTGCGTTATAAGAAATAATTTGGCCCCTCAAATATGCCTTAAGTGCTTCCCATACTGTTGATGATGACATCATTGGTGTTTGATTAATTTctagaaaaaaatcaatctgtGATGAgataaaatctgaaaatgttttatctgaAAGTAAAAGTGGGTTGAGTCGCCATGGTCTGTAAGCGTTTTTTGAGGTTGGTAGATTAAGCTTCAGTTTAAGGGGAGCATGATCAGAGATTACAATCGTATGGTAGTCACATTCCTGCACCAAAGGGAGAAGATTCTTATCCATTATGATATGATCAATGCgtgaaaatgttttatgaacAGCTGAAAAGAAGGAATACTTGCGAACAGTAGGATTGAGAGCACGCCAAACATCAACCATCCCATAAGTATCAAGAAACAGCTGAATTGAAAGGGCAGCTTTAGAAGTTGGTGTAGTTTTGGCAGCGCTACGGTCTAGACTAGGGGATATCACGCAGTTCATGTCTCCACCTATCAACAAATGATGTTCGTTTAAATCAGGTAATCGGGAGAAGAAATTAGTGAAGAAAGCAGCGTCGTCCCAATTAGGGGCATAGACACTAGCTAAGATAACTGGGATGTTATATAATTTGCCTGTAACAATCACATATCGGCCCATTGGGTCTGCACAAATCTGAGAAGAAATAAAAGGCACATACTTACTAATAAGGACTGCTGCTCCTCTTGACTTACACTGAGATTTTGAATGATAAACTTCACCAACCCATCTAGTATGCAAACGTGAGTGGTCAGATATATTCAGATGAGTTTCCTGAAGGAAGGCAATATCCACCTTTAACTGATGCAAATGTGTCAGGACTCTCTTGCGTTTCACATGATGGTTCATCCCCTTAACATTCCAGCTCACAAAAGAAATTGGGCATGTAGCCATCATTCCTAAAGTCATATTGTGTACCATGGCCAGAGATAATGAGTATATCTAGTGacaaataataatttgcatGTTATGCCCCTATCGttgctcaaataaaaaaaataaaaaataatataacatatgatGTAAgccaaatgaaaaaataaacccAAGTACAGAAAACCCTTTAAGTCCCTCATTTCCCTTCCCTTCTCACCCATCCTAGCTGGGTTGAACCTTCTTCCCAAAGTAACAATATCCACACTATGTGCTTGTATTGGGGAAACTACTAAACTAGAAGCTAAActcaacaaaacatgaaaacttCTGGGCGTAgatatcaatataaaataaaataaccctCAATAAGGTTTCAACTAACTCACTTTAACcttccatttatttatatatgaacTCACATCAAGAGGCTACATACTGCAAATGTATAAAGATAACATACCAATTGTAGCAAGCAAATAATTTAGGCCTGCATACGGACCTTGACATTAACCTGATATTGGCTTAACACTATACCCAGAGTAAATAGGCAAACAGGCTGGTATAGATTATATCAAGTTAAATTCAAATCAACCTCCTAATGCTTTAAATAATTTCCCAACTAACTTATTTTAATTCACCATGGtttaaacaaagaaagaaaaaaaaaaaaaagaaaaaatacctcACATCAGGAAGTTAGACATATCTGCAATTGCTATCTAAATATTACACACTACTGTATAATATAACAAATGAAAATCAACAGTGTACATTAACAGGCTTATAGGCTACTGACATTAGCTTGACATCATCACGTCACTTACCCAGACAGGCTGGTTTGAGATTATGTCAAATCAGTTTGGACAGCCTACAGTAAGAAATAATATCCTCCTTCCATGAGAGCCAGTCATTAACGAGGATCAGCCGCttgttttgtaatgtttttcgTGATGTATTTCTGGGCTTCATCGGGCGACGTAAACATTTTCTCCACTCCGTTGTAGGTAATACGAAGTCGCGCTGGGTGAAGTATGCCAAGGCGAAGTCCCTCGACCCCCCGCAACATttagttttaatcaaactctggtgcgttGCAGATGTGCATCATCATACAACTCTTGAACCATCTTTTAACTGTTCACCGGAGCACTATTAATCTTTTTTACTATTGTTCTATATCATTTACTACCATCCCTCactgttttactgtttactgtagtTTAACAACCTTTACTTACCTTGaagctcttctccatccttgatcttaccctgaagttcttctccatccttgatcttaccctgaagttcttctccatccttgcccttaccctgaagttcttctccatccttgcccttaccctgaagtccttctccatccttgccctTACCCTGAAGTTATTCTCCATCCTTGCCCTTACCCTGCTTGTCCGACAGCCTGGGTGAAATGTTGATTCATAGGTATGTGATATTACCAGTTGGCAGAAAGGTGAGTGGTGTTGGAACTGCCACATCCCAAATATTAGGGCTGAGTGGGAGAATGCTGGATTCAGACCAGTTGATAGTGTAATCAGATATTTTAGAAAAAGTATTTATGAGGCGGATGGTTTCAGGTAATGAAGATGAAGGATTTTGTAAGTAAAGTAGAATGTCGTCTGCATAAAGGCTGACCTTGTGATGCATATTGTTTGTTTGGATTCCTGTGATGTTTACTTTTTGATGGATGGCTGCTGCAAGTGGTTCGATGAATATGAGTTTGAGTGGGTTATAgaattctgttattgtaaatgGTTTGTCAAGTGTATTTGCTGTCAAGTGTATTTGACTTAGTATTTCTAAATAattactttgtatttcaaattaATGACTTAGTAGTTCAAATtaatgacttagtatttcaaaatattgactttgaatttcaaaataatgactttgtatttcaaaataatgactttgtatttcaaaataatgacttaatacctcaaaataatgacttagtatttcaaaataatgactttgtatttcaaaataatgagttagtatttcaaaataatgacttaatacctcaaaataatgacttagtatttcaaaataatgacttagtattttCAAATGACTTAGTAGCTCAACAAGTACCacaataaatcattaaaaaaatcataaaatcatcaataaacatcacagtcataaaacatcagaaaataatcagaaaagtcatagaaaataaatagaaaagtcagaaaataatcagaaacaattctaaaaatttccaaaaaatcattaaaacatcagaaaacatcCCATAATGATCAGAAAAGTCATAATAGAAGGAACGCTTCACGAATTTGCGTGTCATCCTTGCGCCTAGCTGGGCTCAATCTTCTCTGTGAATTTGACACATTTGGAACAAGTTGGCGAGAGCCAATCGGATCGGTGACACAATTGGCCGGAGCCAGTCAGACGATCCAAGCTTTTGCCGTCCAATCGGATCGGTGACACAATTGGCCGGAGCCAATGGGGAGCCTCGTAGGGCGGGTCAAAGTCAAAGCGAACATCCTCCATGTTGGATTCTCGCCGTCAGCCTGACAGCGGCGCTACTACGTGagttaaatatgttattattcattaattatgaGCGTATAActctataaaaacacacattcatgtctgACGTTACCGCGCGGAGATAGCTGAGGGGTTTTTACGGCTTTTTACGGCCCGTTGACTGATACCTGAGTGATGTCAACAACCACCGTGATGCTATAGagattatagtttatagttttaatAACGCTGTAATAACGTCAAACTTTAATGTCATTCTATGAACTTATAACATTACACTATGAATCACTGCTTCGTGTTAACCAGCTAACGTTCATGCTGTTTAACCCGTTTTAATCGGCTCTCTTTATCTCAGTAGCTGGCTGCTCTCACACCGCCAGACTCCTGTTAAATAACAGCTGATTAAATGTTGAGGTGTTTATCTGCAGCCAGCCTTAAAAGTGACCCGTTCTCTGTTTAAATAAAGCTGTGAGGTGGATGTAATTTATGCCGATGTGAAAAGTGGTTCATGAGGGTTTTTCTAAAAGACACCAACACATATTTGGGAAAAGTACATGATACCTAGATAAAAGAAACGTTAAAGTGTTAAATTTGCGAATGGAATTTGGTGTGGTGGTACAATGAGTGTGTAATTGGGTTAGCCCTGCTCTTAGTTAGTTTGGTATTCATGATATACTGTAATGTATGTGAGTGGATAAAAATACTGTAATCTAACTGTGTTTTTCCTGTCTGTTATATTATAGATACTACTTTCAAAACTATAACTGTAAGTACTACATGTCCTTTCTTCATCAAGTATTTACtgcagtatagtatatatatatatatatatatatatataatatataataatataatatatttgtaAGGGACCAAGCAGTGAAGCAACGAGGAAACAGGAGTTGTGAAATAATTTGGGCTTTTTATTCagccaaaaaaataacaaaacattaacCAATAATTGAATACCTAGGTCTAACAAAAAAGAGGTTAAAGTAATATAACAATACTTATTCCCACTATTAAACCAGATGTTATATATTACATGTGATCAgctctgtttctactgcttAACCACGGCGTCGTGGAGGACAATACAGCCAATCCCTGCCTCTGCTCACACGGACTGTTGacaagaataaataataaaacccaCACTAATGGACAAGACTCAGCGGGATGAATCCTCTGTGTAGCAgatcctcttctccctctttccCCACTTTATGGAGTAGTActgttgttttatatatatatatatatatatatatatatatatatatatgtgctgAATACTGCTGATGTCCATTTTCTCTGTTCAGATGGAACATCCAACTTTTAGGAGGGCCCCCAACGGGACCCTTCTGCTGAAGTCCTCGGCAGAGGCCCAAGCCTTTGGCCCTCGGCAGGCAGCCGGGGGCCAAGCCCCATTCAGGGCAAAGAAACCGGAGGAGGTGGATGCTGAGGCCTGGGCCCACGTCGCCTCTGAGGGTGGCGACACCGCCAACGCCACCCTCGTCCTGAGCCGGTGGAAGTTCCAGTTTGGTCGGTACCTGGGCAAGACCTTCCACTGGCTCCTGGAGAATGACGTGGGCTATGCCGTCAATCTGGTCGCCTCCCACCAGAAGGAGCGAGAGAAGTCGGGGTCTCAGTCCCCGTTAATGGCCAACAAGGTGGAGTCTTTCAGTCTGATTTATATAGTACAATTAAAAGAGTGATGGCAGTTTTAACCTCTCTGTGTGAACTTACAGGACGCCCTCATCCGCTACTCCTCAGCGTACCCTGACTTTGTGGAGGCAGTCAGGTTCCACCGTGCGTTTGAGGAGGCGCAGGTGAAGTCCCTCCAGCCCGGTCAGGAGGGACAGGCCCTTGTTGGCTTCGGGGACTTCAAATTTGAGACCCTGCAGAGCCTGTACGAGTCTGAGGACCGCAAAAAGATCCGGTAAATTGTTAAAACATTTGGATTCTAATCAAGTTGCTGTACTGACCATCGATGGTTACAATCATGTGACTGTTGTCTGATTTGTACAGATTTGTCAACTACCTCCGGAGGAAGGCGCCAGCTCCAGGCACGCAGATGGAGAACGCCGTCCGGTATGTCCggagcagagacagacagagagcaagCACTGCTTCTGCTGCatccaccaccacagctgctgcATCCACCACCacagccgccgccgccgccagcagcagcagcagcagcagcagcagcagcagcagcagcagcagcagcagcggcgtcTCTGTCTCGGCTGCAAGCCAGAGAGCACAGTACGTGTTTTACTGTAAAGCTGATTGATGTACCTGGGTGTGACCTCTCTGAAGGAGTGTTAGTATTTGCCATGTTGTCTCATTACAGATGTTGCTGTGTGTCATTTATTCTTATTACAGGCCTCTTGGTTCAGCGCTTGCGGCCTTCGTCTCTGGGCGGCGTTCTCTGTCTGTGGTGGAAATGCAGGCACACGTTAAGAAGATGGTGGCCCCTAAGCCTGCATTTCCAGGCAAGTCCAGCTTAAATGAAATACTGAGTAAAACTTAATTTCCTGTGTTCACTGTATATTTCTGTTATCTCCAATTGTGTGATTACAGCCTCCCACTACAGCCCCTTCAGACCAGCTCGGACCTCCTCAGTGTCCTCTGAGGAGGTTACAGATGAAGAGCTGGTCAAGGCGGTagttgacatggagaagtgtaaGTAAAAAGTTTAGAAATAATCATGTGACAAATTGTTAATAACAGAAAGGTTTGAATTCATTCCTGACCCTTCTTTTTTACTTTGCTTTATAAATGTTTCTGTAatcagagaaggagaggaaacaacagGTAAGTTCTGGTGTCGGCCTGGTGCGCGTCTCCAATCACTAAACTAAACATCACTAATGCGTGCATCTGTAGAATAACATCGCTTCATCACCCTTTCCCTCGTTGGTAGAATAACATCGTCTTCATCCCTCGTTGCCTGCATAACTCCTCTAGCTGCTCCCTGCATCACTCACTCTACCTGGTGAATCTGTCGTTATCATGTTGTCTCATCCTCACTGTCTCTGTTCACAGCCGCCTCCTAAGCTCCTGTAGTTTCTATATGCAGCTTGGCTCAATGTGTCCCTCAATATTAACACGACCATCTCATTCTTTCATGTTACTgaaatattttatttctctttaagCCTCAGATGTAAAGGCTCTCTCGCTCCTGCAGCATCCACCTccttccacctccacctccacctcaggAGCAGCTGAGAAGGGAGCTGgtgtctctgctctgctggaTGAGCCCACAGacgaggagctgctggaggccACACAGGACCAAGACCACCCCCTGCAGCCTCCAGCAGCCCTCGTCATGGTCCAGCCGGCAGAGTCACCAGCTCGCTCGCCGCCGCTGCCACCACCCGCAGCTGCCCTGCTGCCACCACCCGCAGCTGCCCTGCTgccaccaccgccgccgccgccgcccgCAGCTGCCATGCCGCCGCCCGCAGCTGCCATGCCGCCGCCCGCAGCTGCcatgccgccgccgccgcctgcGGCAACTAAAGCCCCCGCCccagaggaacaggaggagatGCCCAGACCAGCCTTCCTCCCTCCCCCACCACCTGCTGACAGTGCTGAGGTAAGGGTGACTGTCACACATAATCACTGCTGCTCTCCCCCATGAAGTTATGTCCTCAGATATTAAAATGTCCTGTATGTCCTCTGGTTGTCTCTCCAGCTGCTGCCTGAGTCCTGGCGGGCAGCTCTCACtgtagagcagcagcagtggatcGGTCGGGTGCTGTTTTCCAGGGACAGCAGGGGGAGGTCTCGGCTCATCACCGAGCTGAACCTCTGGCACCACCCGCCCCAAACCCGGCCGGTCTACAACCAGCCTCCCGCGTCCCCCGACCCCTTCTTTGCATGTCGGCTGTTTCTCTGGATGCCGCACCGTATCTGGCATCTGCAGCTGACATGCCCCCAGCCTTTGTGCACCGGGACCATGACAAAGGCTGGGCTGTACAGGACCATCCGGAGGGTCCTGGACATCGACGGCTGGTATCTCATGGCCACGGAGTACCTGGAGTGCCGTCAATGTAAGAAGAAGGTCGTGGGGTGGTCACAGGGCATCATAAGGCAGCTGTCCCCCACCTACAGCTGCCAGTTTCCAGCCATACTTACGTACAGgtaagaaattaaataaatacaaaaatcgAACTATATACTATCTACTGTATAGTCTGTGTTGAACATCCTGTTTGATGTTTTCATGTGGCTGTATATAATGTTAGTGTTGTTTTTTCGCAGGCTGTCCTGTGACCTGAGGGTGGTTGCACAGCTGAGGTCCCGCACTCTGGGCAACGGTGCTAATCGGCTGTTCAACACCCTGCGGGAGAACCATTCGAACGCCTGGATGCGGAGAGCGATCCAGTACCTCGGCGTGTGCGAGCAGTTCCTGGCCTTGTGCTCGGTGAGGGGGCGGTTTCCACCACCGCCCCAGATGCCCCCTCTGCCCTCACCCATCTGGCTGCTGACGGTCTACAGCTACGACGTCCTGACGCGGCTGGATGAGTACAAGGCCAGGATCACGTCCACCTTCGGATCCATCTTGAAGATGGATTCCACCAAGAAGGCGAGTCAAGTTTGTcacaatttaatattttcttacagCCGCTTTTACAccgcagctgtgtgtgtgtgtgtgtgtgtgattatacACTCATATTAACATTTGAAATCTCTCTCCCTCAAGGTGACGAAGAAGCTCGCAGGTACCGCCTCTGACACGGCCGCCTGGGCTACTAACGTCGGCAACGAGTACGGGCAGGTCCTCATGAGCGTCCTCACCTGCTCCGAGAGCTCCGAGGGCCTGTCCAGGATGGCGGCCGGTTTGATGAGGCGGTACCAACTCGCCGGGGTACCCCCCCCCCAGCTGATCTACGTGGACCGTGACTGCTGCAGTAGAGACGGCGTGTCGAAGACGGCTGCCTTGTTTCCGGTGTGAATCCGAGACTGTTGATACTTGTACTGATAATAACAGTAGAATTATAATATCATGAATAATCTCACGTTACAATATTTATCATGGGCAAAAGCCAGGATTTTAATCTACATGATTACAACATCATAAAAACTGTAGATTCAAGGATATAACAGTCATTACGGGTTATGAGAATTAAACCACATCATGTTTCTTCTATCTCAGGAGTGGGGACAGCTCGTGGTGAGACTGGACATCTGGCACCTGATGCGACGCTTCGCATCAGGTGTCACCACAGAAACCCACGAGCTCTACCCCCCCTTCATGAGGCAGCTGTCTCAGTGCATCTTCGAGGTGAACCCCAGAGACGCCCGCCGTCTCATCGAAGCTAAGCGGTCCCAGCTGGAGGGGAGGCACGGGACGGTTGCGCCGACTGACGCCGAGGTGATCAAGAGGATCACAAAGAAGGAGTGGAGGCTCCACTGCCGTCGCCGGACGCGTGGGCCAGAGGAGTCGACACTCCTCATCCAGGACCTCCTCGACACCTTCGGCGGACCGGCAGGGCGCAACACCCTGGACGTCCCGTTGCTGAACGCTCTCCGCATCCAGGACATCTGGAGTACGCAGAGGGCCCACCTCAGCTGCATTCAGGACCCACCGGGTGTACAGCTCTACACCCAGACCGGCAGGCTGACAAAGGGCGGAGTCAGCCTGCCGGTCTATCGCTGCGCGAGGGGCTCCACGTCTTTGGAGTCCTTCCACCTCAACCGGTTCATCCCAGGTACTTGCATATGTCTCACAGCTTGTGATAAAATATATCCTGTattcacatttctttaaaacattaattcattttttattcaaaACCTGTTTCCTCAGGGACCCGCGCGAGTGCAAAGCACTTCCAGGCGTTCCTGGTTGATGGACTGGCGAGGTGGAACGAGGAccgcgcagcagcagcagcagctgagggACAGGAGGGTCCTCTGCACTCCTACAGTGGCCACCTCAAGCACGTCCTTAACCAGAAGAGCCAAAGGGTGCTTGGCTTTCAGATGGTTAAGGACTTCACCAAGCCTGCTGAGTACACAGGTATGTGATGGGAAAACACTTAATCTCAACATCTCAACTGTGAGGAAAAGGAGCATTTACTAAAGCCTCCGTTCTCTGATTCTGCTGTGTAACAGGGGAGCTCATCGGGGTGGAGTACCTGTACCAGCAGACAGGCAGAGTGCTTGAGGATGTCAGCTTGGACCCTGACACTCCGGACGAGGCTGCTGCCATCGAGtcgctggaggaggaggaggaggaggatgagggtaTCGGGGAGGACGTCGAGGACCCCACCGTCTTCGAGCCCGATACCCCCTCCACCGGCACAGCGGCAGCAGCCCGGTCAGGTGATCCAGCTGACGCACCCAGGTCTGAGCCATCCGGTCCAGCCGCCCCTGACCAAAATGCCCCTCCCGAGGCCCCAGAGGTTCAGGCTCCTGCTTCCCAGCAGCCCTCCTCAGACACCGAGGTGAGGTCACTGACTACAAACTACTGATGATGATAACAGTGAAGATGTTATTATCAAAGACGTTTGACAGCGCTCTGTGCTTACTGCCTCTGTTTACTCAAACCAGCGACCGCTcacatcctcctctttctttctcgtTTCTTCTCAGCAGGAGAATGTCACGGGTCCTGACGGCCAGCCGGGGTATGAGCGTGTCCTGAAGCTGGCCCGGGCCCTGGTGGAAGCACGGAGCCTTCTGGGGCTTTCTGACAGAAGGGTAGACCGACTCATCCTGCTCTGGAATCGCCTGCCAGAGCAGGACAAACAGCGGGTCGTCTACCCTCCCAGATACCGGGAGAGGCAACCTAAGGGGCGGTTCAAGGCAGCGAAGGGGAAGAGCCCCGCCTTTCCTGGCAAGGAGAGTGTGGAACGGTAGGACTGTTTTCAAATAATGACTGTTTCCTCTAAATATCTGCTGTATACTAACCCACACTGTGCTCTCCACTACTTTTTCAGCTGTCTTCTTGGACCGTACTCGGGCCCTGCAACTTGGCCCAGCATCAGCCGCCTGGTGGAGGCCATTTGCAGCCAGCTCTGCCAGCTCCACCCGGCGGCCACGCGGTTCGGGGGGGTCACGAGGACTCGCTGGTCCCTCGTCCTCGCGGACTACGTGGCCATCAGAGAGGCAGTGCTGGCAAGCCCGAGGATGATGGCTCAGACTGAAATCCAGCTCTTTGAGCTGAGTCAGAGGACCCTGTCCCAGTGGTAAGAGTTAAACATGAAGCTGTGTTGATGTGTTGTAATCTCTACTGTCATTGATGTTAGATGAGGAGCCTAAAAACAGCCTGTGTTTGTCTTCCAGGTTCTCTCGGCGCCAGAAAGACGCGGGGAGGGACAAGCTACTGCAGGGAACTGGCGTCGTCCCTGCAGTAGCTATCGCCGTCCAGCCTCTCCCTCCAGCTAAAGGGCTGTCCTCTGTACAGGTGGGACAAGGACAGCCCTTTAGCTTCAATGTCCCCGAGGACCAGCCAGGACCCTCGCATCAGggtccccctcctccccctcatcCAGAAGAGGAGCAGCCAGGACCCTCACATCAGggtccccctcctccccctcatcCAGATGAGGAGCAGCCAGGACCCTCATCTGCTGGCCAGCCTCCTCTTCCTGGACCAGAAAAACTGTCCCGGTCCACTATGTACAGGAAGAGGAAGGCGGCCGAAGCCGCTCCAGGGCCGCCGCCACCCGGGAGCAAAATCCGCCGGCCGACTGTGAAGTACACCTGCAGCAAGTGTGGCCAGCCCAGGACGCTCGACACCGGCCACACTCGCATTGGAGGAGTCGCGTACTGCGCATTGACCGGCGGAAAAACtgtggaggaatggagggaggAAATGAGGACACGGGGGGGGAGACCGGGGCGGGGACTGAGGgacatttgagatgcagctcagcactgtgggtcaacaggaagaggaacaccagagaaaaagccatgctgtgatttggaataaaaaacttttgacttttgctctaggtctctagtttgatccatccatcctctgaatgctctaggtctctagtctgatccatccatcctctgaatgctctaggtctctagtttgtggctgtaaagtttcatgaggctgtgaatatcctagaggtcaccaaagGGAGGGaggtcaataaaatgtctcctatggggactaacatcatcacacatgaatccagttgggctcattggatccaccagagtctcagcttatgttttttgcctcaaactgcatgtgattatcataaagtgggtgtgtctgtaaaggggagacttgtgtgtacccgtagaacccatttacattcacacatctggaggtcagaggtcaagggacccctttgaacatggacatgacagttaaTTCTTTCCCCTTAAAagttagcccaactt
It includes:
- the LOC141776294 gene encoding uncharacterized protein LOC141776294, whose protein sequence is MEHPTFRRAPNGTLLLKSSAEAQAFGPRQAAGGQAPFRAKKPEEVDAEAWAHVASEGGDTANATLVLSRWKFQFGRYLGKTFHWLLENDVGYAVNLVASHQKEREKSGSQSPLMANKDALIRYSSAYPDFVEAVRFHRAFEEAQVKSLQPGQEGQALVGFGDFKFETLQSLYESEDRKKIRFVNYLRRKAPAPGTQMENAVRYVRSRDRQRASTASAASTTTAAASTTTAAAAASSSSSSSSSSSSSSSSSGVSVSAASQRAQYVFYCKAD
- the LOC141776615 gene encoding uncharacterized protein LOC141776615; protein product: MVAPKPAFPASHYSPFRPARTSSVSSEEVTDEELVKAVVDMEKSSDVKALSLLQHPPPSTSTSTSGAAEKGAGVSALLDEPTDEELLEATQDQDHPLQPPAALVMVQPAESPARSPPLPPPAAALLPPPAAALLPPPPPPPPAAAMPPPAAAMPPPAAAMPPPPPAATKAPAPEEQEEMPRPAFLPPPPPADSAELLPESWRAALTVEQQQWIGRVLFSRDSRGRSRLITELNLWHHPPQTRPVYNQPPASPDPFFACRLFLWMPHRIWHLQLTCPQPLCTGTMTKAGLYRTIRRVLDIDGWYLMATEYLECRQCKKKVVGWSQGIIRQLSPTYSCQFPAILTYRLSCDLRVVAQLRSRTLGNGANRLFNTLRENHSNAWMRRAIQYLGVCEQFLALCSVRGRFPPPPQMPPLPSPIWLLTVYSYDVLTRLDEYKARITSTFGSILKMDSTKKVTKKLAGTASDTAAWATNVGNEYGQVLMSVLTCSESSEGLSRMAAGLMRRYQLAGVPPPQLIYVDRDCCSRDGVSKTAALFPEWGQLVVRLDIWHLMRRFASGVTTETHELYPPFMRQLSQCIFEVNPRDARRLIEAKRSQLEGRHGTVAPTDAEVIKRITKKEWRLHCRRRTRGPEESTLLIQDLLDTFGGPAGRNTLDVPLLNALRIQDIWSTQRAHLSCIQDPPGVQLYTQTGRLTKGGVSLPVYRCARGSTSLESFHLNRFIPGTRASAKHFQAFLVDGLARWNEDRAAAAAAEGQEGPLHSYSGHLKHVLNQKSQRVLGFQMVKDFTKPAEYTGELIGVEYLYQQTGRVLEDVSLDPDTPDEAAAIESLEEEEEEDEGIGEDVEDPTVFEPDTPSTGTAAAARSGDPADAPRSEPSGPAAPDQNAPPEAPEVQAPASQQPSSDTEQENVTGPDGQPGYERVLKLARALVEARSLLGLSDRRVDRLILLWNRLPEQDKQRVVYPPRYRERQPKGRFKAAKGKSPAFPGKESVERCLLGPYSGPATWPSISRLVEAICSQLCQLHPAATRFGGVTRTRWSLVLADYVAIREAVLASPRMMAQTEIQLFELSQRTLSQWFSRRQKDAGRDKLLQGTGVVPAVAIAVQPLPPAKGLSSVQVGQGQPFSFNVPEDQPGPSHQGPPPPPHPEEEQPGPSHQGPPPPPHPDEEQPGPSSAGQPPLPGPEKLSRSTMYRKRKAAEAAPGPPPPGSKIRRPTVKYTCSKCGQPRTLDTGHTRIGGVAYCALTGGKTVEEWREEMRTRGGRPGRGLRDI